Below is a genomic region from Spirosoma radiotolerans.
GGTTAGAAACTTGATATCCACATGCAGCAAGGGCGACTCATACAAGGCAATCAGCAACCGGGGCTCCCCGACATGATCACCCCGAAAGGAAGCCAACAATGTTCCGAACCGGGCCGCATAATCGCGCATGTGGCCAACATCAGGCGCTAGCTGTCGGGTAGTAATGAGCACCAGATCAAGGTCCGAATAAGCATCGATCTCGCCCGTTATCCACGAGCCGCCTGCGGCTAATCCAATCGCTTCGGAGTCTTGCTGACAGATCTGAATAGCCTTGTCGATAAATGATTGAAACGGTTGTAGATGAGACGGCATACGCAGTTGAGATTAGTAAATTAGTATGGAACGACCGCGTATTTCGATTAGTTCAACAACACTTACCGGATGGGCAGCACAACCCCCAGTCCGTTCGGGCTGGAGGAGAGCAACAGCCGTTCCTGTTTATCGCCCCTACTCTTGAAGATAAAGTAGTTGACCAGATCGAAAGCCAATAAAAATCCGCCCTGGGCCATAATGGACGTCCCATAACCGCGCAATTGATCGGCCTTGGCGGGATGAGGCTCGGCCCGCTCCCGCAAATACGCGCCACCGATCACATAAGCTACGTCCAACCCGGCATTGATCAGCAAAACCTGCTTCATGTTTTCGTGCTGCCTGACGGCATCCGCCAGCGTTTCAGCATCAGCCCTCTTTTTGCGTGAACCCAGCAAGCCAGCCCCGGCGATACCCAGATTAACCAGATTCCAATACACATTCATCTTGTAAAAATACTTGGTTTCACCGGCTGTCTGCCCAACTGCGACAGCCCCAACCGCAATGTTGGCCAGGGCAAAGCTACCGAGCGTCAGCCCTAGGGTTTTCTGATGACGGATCCGTTGCTCAGTAAACTCGCGCAATTCGGCGGAAGGGGTCACGCGCTGCCCTATCACCGCACTGCCCAGCAGCACAGAACCAGCCGTTAAAAAGAATTTTCGGAAGGATGTCATAAACGCTGATTTTGGGTATAAACAGCCTGTATGGATCGATGTTTATAAGCCCAGAAGGGCCTTTGTGGCGGGGTCATTCACGTTGGCCAGTTCCCGGATGTCTGGCACCGTCAGTATCTGCACATCATGTTGTTGCAGGGCCTGACGCGGTGAGTATTGTTCAGCGATCATTGCCTGCTTCAGAACCGGGTGAAAGGCTGGCTCATAAATACCCAGCAATGGCTCCGGAAACTGACCGTCCGAATCATAAAAAACGGTAGCCAGTTTCGCCAGATTTCTTCCCCGAAGCAGCGCGTCGAGCGAGCGAGTGGTTAGCAGCGGCATATCGCAGGCCACCACGAGCCAGGCCGCAGCGCTATCGTGGGTAAACGCCGATAGAATACCATTGAGCGGCCCTGGAAAGTCGAACAAATCGATAATAAGCGGCTGGTCAGTTGTTGGTAGTTCAACGGCCTGTTCTGTATTGACTGACCAGAAAACGGCCTCGCAATAGGGCGCCAGCAACTCGGTTAGGTGTTCCCGCTGGGGTTTTCCGTGGTAAATCAGTTGCGACTTATCACGCCCCATGCGGGTGCTGCGCCCGCCCGTCAGGATCAGGCCGTTTAGCTTAGGCGCGCCGAAAGTCCCGTTTTCCACCCGTCTTTTCCATTAATTTCGTTTCCCGGATAATGATGTCGTGCGACAGGGCTTTGCACATGTCGTAAATCGTCAGTGCTGCCACCGATGCGCCCACCAGCGCTTCCATCTCCACACCGGTTTTTCCTTCGGTCGACACCAGACAGTCGATAATCGCGTCGGTTCCTTCTGTCGTGATGGTAATCTGACAGCTATCTAAACCAAGTGAATGGCAGAGTGGAATCAGGTCGTCGGTACGTTTGGCGGCCATGGTTCCGGCAATGATTGCCGTCTGGAACACAGGGCCTTTCTTTGTGGCAATGTCGTTACCGGTCTGTGATGGAGCTAGATGTTGCATAATATCGGGACCAAGGGCGACAATGCTTTGGGCGCGGGCCATTCGACGCGTCACTGTCTTGGCGCCTACATCGACCATGGCCGGATTACCGTCTGCGTTGAGATGAGAAAGTACGTTCATTTCAGAAAATGATGAATGATGACCGGGTAGCCGGTGCCATGATAAAAAACACCGATTGCCAACCCATTTTTAAAAGTTTAAACAGCTTTAATGAATAGCTTGCGGCTCCTGACCCAAAATTCATCATTTATAATTTATCATTCATCATTTACGTCATGCTTACCGTTACCGACGCTTTCGCCCTCACTCAACAGCATAGATTAAACCTGCCGACCGAAACGGTTTCCCTTGCCGATGCTGCGGGCCGGGTACTTCGCGAAGGAGTTCGTGCCGACCGGGACTTTCCGCCCTTTAACCGGGTGGCCATGGATGGCATCGCCATTCGATTTGCCGACTATGCGGCCGGGCAACGCACATTCCGTATTGAGGGAACGCAACTCGCTGGTCAACCGCAGCAAACGCTGAGCGAAGCCGATACCTGTCTGGAAATTATGACTGGGGCCATGCTACCGATTGGTGCCGACACGATAATTCGGTATGAGGACGTAAGCATTGCCAATTCGCAGGCGACCATTGCGATTGAAGATGTGCAGTTGGGGCAACACATTCACCCACAGGCAACTGACCGGCGGGCGGACGATGAACTTTTGTCGAGCGGCATGCGGCTTGGCCCGTCAGAACTGGCCGTAGCCGCTTCAGTTGGGCAAACCACATTGACCGTAACGGCCTTACCGCGTGTGGCGCTCATCTCGACGGGCGATGAACTGGTCGACGTTAGCGTCACACCCCTGCCCTACCAGATTCGCCGATCGAACACCTACATGCTCCGAACGGCCCTGGCAACGCTGGGTATTGCCGCCACGCTGCACCACATCATCGACGATGAGGCTGTTCTGAAAGACCAGCTAAAAACCCTGCTTGCCGACAATGATGTGCTGATTTTAAGCGGGGGTGTTTCGGCTGGTAAAGCTGACTTTGTGCCCTCTGTGCTCGCCCAGTTGGGTGTACAGAAACTTTTCCATAAAATTGAGCAGCGCCCCGGCAAACCGCTCTGGTTCGGAACGACTGCAGCACAGGATGGGAAC
It encodes:
- a CDS encoding DUF6992 family protein; this translates as MTSFRKFFLTAGSVLLGSAVIGQRVTPSAELREFTEQRIRHQKTLGLTLGSFALANIAVGAVAVGQTAGETKYFYKMNVYWNLVNLGIAGAGLLGSRKKRADAETLADAVRQHENMKQVLLINAGLDVAYVIGGAYLRERAEPHPAKADQLRGYGTSIMAQGGFLLAFDLVNYFIFKSRGDKQERLLLSSSPNGLGVVLPIR
- the mobA gene encoding molybdenum cofactor guanylyltransferase — its product is MENGTFGAPKLNGLILTGGRSTRMGRDKSQLIYHGKPQREHLTELLAPYCEAVFWSVNTEQAVELPTTDQPLIIDLFDFPGPLNGILSAFTHDSAAAWLVVACDMPLLTTRSLDALLRGRNLAKLATVFYDSDGQFPEPLLGIYEPAFHPVLKQAMIAEQYSPRQALQQHDVQILTVPDIRELANVNDPATKALLGL
- the moaC gene encoding cyclic pyranopterin monophosphate synthase MoaC; the encoded protein is MNVLSHLNADGNPAMVDVGAKTVTRRMARAQSIVALGPDIMQHLAPSQTGNDIATKKGPVFQTAIIAGTMAAKRTDDLIPLCHSLGLDSCQITITTEGTDAIIDCLVSTEGKTGVEMEALVGASVAALTIYDMCKALSHDIIIRETKLMEKTGGKRDFRRA
- a CDS encoding molybdopterin molybdotransferase MoeA; protein product: MLTVTDAFALTQQHRLNLPTETVSLADAAGRVLREGVRADRDFPPFNRVAMDGIAIRFADYAAGQRTFRIEGTQLAGQPQQTLSEADTCLEIMTGAMLPIGADTIIRYEDVSIANSQATIAIEDVQLGQHIHPQATDRRADDELLSSGMRLGPSELAVAASVGQTTLTVTALPRVALISTGDELVDVSVTPLPYQIRRSNTYMLRTALATLGIAATLHHIIDDEAVLKDQLKTLLADNDVLILSGGVSAGKADFVPSVLAQLGVQKLFHKIEQRPGKPLWFGTTAAQDGNTLAGEPKTVFALPGNPVSTVLCAYRYVLPYLRTSLGLPLSPARYAQLATPVVFKPAITYFLPVHLTSEPDGRMLAHPLPGSGSADFANLLAADAFMELPAERSEFEAGEAFRVWPTRS